The genomic region CGCCACAACCGCGCTTTGCTATATGATGCATAATACTAGCACAGCGACTTTGGTGGCATTTGGAAGCGAGGAGCTTAAAAATGAGCTTTTGCCAAAAATCGCAAAAGGTGAAGTGAGCCTCGCACTTGCATTTAGTGAAAGTGGCTCGGGGACGCATTTTGGCTTGCCTGATATTACAGAATCTCAAAATGGCGCAAAGCGTATCTTAAATGGACGCAAAAGCTTTGTAACTTCCGCACAGCACGCGAATTTCTATCTTACTTACACAAACTCTTGTCAAGTTGCAGGAGAGAAAAACATTTGGCTTGTGAGTAAGGATTCTCAAAATCTCGTGCATGAAGCAAGCACTTGGAATGGGCTTGGTATGCGCGGAAACGCTTCAATGCCCGTGCAGTATAACAATGTCGAGCTTGAAGAAAAATGGCGCATTGGCAAAGAGGGTGAGGGAGAAGCGCAAGCGGGCTTGGTGGCGATGTATTTTGTCACGGGGCTTGGGGCGGTGTATAGCGGACTTGGCAATGCGGCTTATGAATGCGCGCTTGCACACACTAAGGAGCGCAAATATACTTCTGGTAGTGCGCTCAAAGATGTTGAACTTGTGAGAATCCACCTCGCAGATCTTTACACAAAAACCCAAAGTTCAATCGCACTCGTGCTTGATGCGGCAAAAAGCTTTGATGAAGTTGGTGCTGCTGCTGCGCCAAAAATCTTTGCGTGTCGTATCAATGCAACGCATAATGTGATGGATATTTGCGCGCTTGCTTTAAGGCTAGGTGGAGGCAAGGCATATAACAAGGCATTGCCACTAGAACGCTATATGCGCGATGCACTCGCTTCACAAGTAATGGCACCAAGCCTAGATGTACTTAAAGTGTGGTTAGGAGATGCGATTACAGCTTAAAGTGCTTGAGGATTCCCAAAATACAAAAAAACACATTAAAGAATCTATCAATTTCAATTAACCAAGCAAGGTTAAATATGAACGCGAAGCGGAGCTTTGGCAGACTTGTTTGCCAAAGTGATACATCTTAAGAATGAAAGGATTTTTATGAAAACACTACTTCTAGGAGCTGTGGCATACGATCCAAAGGTCGTGCCCATTTGGGATATTATCCGCGATTATAGCAATGAGTGGGGGTTAAAGCTTGATTATGTGCTCTTTAGCAATTATGAGCGTCAAGTACAATCCTTTCTTGCAGGGCATATTGATATTGCATGGAATACGAATGTCGCGTGGATTCGGACATTGCACAAAACGCAAGGCAAGGCAAAAGCACTCATTATGCGCGATACAGACAAAAATTTCACAACAAAATTTATAACACGCAAGGGAAACGGGATTAAGGATTTGCAGGATTTGAAGGGCAAACGCTTTGGGCTTGGAAGCTTAGATTCTGCACAGGCGGCGATTTTGGGCTTGTATTATTTACAGCAAGCAAAGATTGCGCCAAATATTGTGGAGTTTAATTCCCCAGATGCGTGTGGGCGTGGCACAAATGAAAGTAAAAGCGCAAAAAGCGATAACTCAAGCCTTTCTATCGTGCGTTTTAATAGCGATTTAGGCAAGCACGGCGATACAGGTAGAAGTGAATTTGATGTGCTTGATGCGATAAAAAGAGGCGAACTAGATGCTGGCAGTATTGGTTCAAGCACTTGGATTAGGATTTTGAGCGAGGGAAGCTATCCAGAGATTGAGAGTTTTTGGAGCACGCCGGGATATTGCCATTGCAATTTTAGTGTTTTGCCAAGTTTGGAATCTAGCGCGCAAGAGGCATTTTGTGAAATGCTACTAAGCCAAAATAAGAAAAAAAGCGAGCCATTGATTGCAAAAATGATGCAAATGGAAGGTTTAAATGAGTGGATACGCGTAGGAGAGGCGGAATTGCGCGATTATGATGTGCTGCAAAAAGCAATGGAAGAACAAAATTTGTTATAAAAGGATTTATAAAGAATGTTTGTAAGCTGATGGTGTCAAGGGGGAGACTTGAACTCCCGACCTCCGGCTTATGAGACCAGCGCTCTAACCAGCTGAGCTACCCTGACTCCTATAAATTTATTTTTGCTTGTATCTTGTGCTTTTGTGCTTTCTAAAAAAACGCGCTATTTTAGAAAATCTTTGCTTAATAAGCTATTAAGCTAGATTTCCATTGATGTAAGCTTCGCGTTGAATCTGCGTAAGCGCATTTTTATAGCGCGTGATTTGCTGCTCTACTTTCTCATTATCCACGCCAAAGGCTTTGTATTTATCCTGCAATGCCCTATGCGCGGAATCTATCTCTTTGCGCCCTTGATAAAAATCCGTGAAACGATACAAGCTTTGCGCCATAATCATTTTTTCATCTTCACTCAAACCCTCACTTGCGCGCAAAAATGCTCGATACTCTTCATCGCTCATACGCTCCAAAATCTGCAATCCATAAGTAATACGCGCTTCTTTAAACTTATATTGCGCTTTATCTTTTTGCGTAGAATCAGCCTCTTTTGTAGAATCTACCTGCGCATTTTGCGAAATATTTTGCGTGGTGTTTTGCGCGTCTAGATTCTGTGGATTCTGTGGATTTTTGGTTAAATTTAGAGAATCTTGCCCCTCCAAATTAGATTCTTTAGCATTAGATTCTCTTTTTTGTGTCAAAGGATTTGTAAAAGAATTATTAAGCGAGGTTATCTGCACGCATTGCTCCTAAAATGTAAGATATGCCTAAGTGAGAGTTAAAGCAAAAATCACGCCAAATTTCTGCTATAATCTTTCCCTTTTGCTGGCGAAATTCTCAAATTTTTAAGGAGCGTTGATGGATTCTCATAAATTGCAAAAAATTATGCAAACAGATAACGCGTATGTTTTTAACACTTATGCGCGTCAAAAGGTGGCTTTTATCAAAGGCAAAGGCGCGAAACTGCAAGATACAAAAGGGCGCGAATACATTGATTTTGGCTCTGGTATTGGTGTGTGTAGCTTAGGATATGGAAACAAGGCTTTGGCAAAAGCGCTTAAAAAAAGCGCAAAAACGCTTATCCACACTTCAAATCTCTACCACATTGCTCCACAAGCAAAGCTCGCAAAGCGCC from Helicobacter himalayensis harbors:
- a CDS encoding phosphate/phosphite/phosphonate ABC transporter substrate-binding protein, whose protein sequence is MKTLLLGAVAYDPKVVPIWDIIRDYSNEWGLKLDYVLFSNYERQVQSFLAGHIDIAWNTNVAWIRTLHKTQGKAKALIMRDTDKNFTTKFITRKGNGIKDLQDLKGKRFGLGSLDSAQAAILGLYYLQQAKIAPNIVEFNSPDACGRGTNESKSAKSDNSSLSIVRFNSDLGKHGDTGRSEFDVLDAIKRGELDAGSIGSSTWIRILSEGSYPEIESFWSTPGYCHCNFSVLPSLESSAQEAFCEMLLSQNKKKSEPLIAKMMQMEGLNEWIRVGEAELRDYDVLQKAMEEQNLL
- a CDS encoding acyl-CoA dehydrogenase family protein — translated: MLTLQNLTTYTQEFGRKHIAPLTKRTDEEARFPQEAYEALRKEGFMGLLIPKEYGGLGGGNFEHAQVCYNLAQFCATTALCYMMHNTSTATLVAFGSEELKNELLPKIAKGEVSLALAFSESGSGTHFGLPDITESQNGAKRILNGRKSFVTSAQHANFYLTYTNSCQVAGEKNIWLVSKDSQNLVHEASTWNGLGMRGNASMPVQYNNVELEEKWRIGKEGEGEAQAGLVAMYFVTGLGAVYSGLGNAAYECALAHTKERKYTSGSALKDVELVRIHLADLYTKTQSSIALVLDAAKSFDEVGAAAAPKIFACRINATHNVMDICALALRLGGGKAYNKALPLERYMRDALASQVMAPSLDVLKVWLGDAITA